From Lysobacter auxotrophicus, the proteins below share one genomic window:
- a CDS encoding SLC13 family permease, whose product MEMQQILFLIILAGSLYLFISERLRVDVTAMLTLLAMVLAGVLDAREALSGFASEPAIIVAAVFIISGGLAATGITERIGQAVERAAGRTESRAIAVVMLAVAALSSFTHHVMVTAMMLPIVTRFARARGMSASRLLMPMSFAASLGTTLTLVSAPAFLLADNLIERTGSEGLGIFSITPIGLALVVLGVAYMLLARWLLPKRFGALGDAGYLRLDRYRTELVVGEGARWNTRPLSDLQKALGDRFRLISWTREGEVRDDLTPASPLIKGDILRVEASADALASLHDDAGLELQAIRRYGALATGEGQAQLVQAVIAPGSEFIGRTLRELDFAKRFHTVIIGLWRRGEDESPRLTETRLREGDLLVLWGRPSRFAELATHHGFLMLVPFAGEARRRRRAPVALAILAATVLAAATEWLPAPLAFLLGAVAMVASRCVDVDQAYREVDVRIFVMIAGVIPLGIAMEQTGTAQWLASGLLHVVSGWPPLGVLLVMFGVAALLTQILSDAATTVLLGPIAVELAQSLGLPPTPFVVCTALGAVASFLTPIGHHGNLLILGPGQYRFNDFLRIGLPLTAMIALVSAWMSRWLWLGGPLIPG is encoded by the coding sequence ATGGAGATGCAACAGATCCTGTTCCTGATCATCCTCGCCGGTTCGCTGTACCTCTTCATCAGCGAGCGCCTGCGCGTGGACGTGACGGCGATGCTCACCTTGCTGGCCATGGTCCTGGCCGGCGTGCTCGACGCGCGCGAGGCGTTGTCGGGCTTCGCGAGCGAGCCGGCGATCATCGTCGCGGCGGTGTTCATCATTTCCGGCGGACTGGCCGCGACCGGCATCACCGAACGCATCGGCCAGGCCGTGGAACGTGCGGCGGGGCGCACGGAAAGCCGGGCGATCGCGGTGGTCATGCTCGCGGTCGCGGCGCTGTCGTCGTTCACGCACCACGTGATGGTGACCGCGATGATGCTGCCGATCGTGACGCGCTTCGCACGTGCGCGCGGGATGTCGGCATCGCGACTGCTGATGCCAATGTCGTTCGCCGCATCGCTCGGCACGACGCTGACGCTGGTCAGCGCGCCGGCGTTCCTGCTGGCCGACAACCTCATCGAACGCACCGGCAGCGAGGGGTTGGGGATCTTCTCGATCACGCCGATCGGGCTGGCGCTGGTCGTGCTCGGCGTGGCGTACATGCTGCTCGCGCGATGGCTGCTGCCCAAGCGGTTCGGCGCGCTGGGCGATGCCGGCTACCTGCGCCTGGACCGATATCGCACCGAGCTGGTGGTGGGCGAGGGCGCGCGGTGGAACACGCGGCCGCTGTCGGACCTGCAGAAGGCGCTCGGCGACCGGTTCCGGCTGATCAGCTGGACGCGCGAGGGCGAAGTGCGCGACGACCTCACGCCCGCCAGTCCGCTCATCAAGGGCGACATCCTGCGCGTGGAAGCGTCGGCCGACGCGTTGGCCTCGCTGCACGATGACGCCGGCCTGGAACTGCAGGCCATCCGTCGCTACGGCGCGCTGGCGACCGGCGAGGGCCAGGCGCAGCTGGTGCAGGCGGTGATCGCGCCGGGCTCGGAGTTCATCGGCCGGACCCTGCGCGAGCTGGATTTCGCCAAGCGCTTCCACACCGTGATCATCGGCTTGTGGCGGCGCGGCGAGGACGAATCCCCGCGCCTGACCGAAACCCGGCTGCGCGAGGGCGACCTGCTGGTGCTCTGGGGCCGGCCGTCGCGTTTCGCCGAACTGGCCACGCACCACGGCTTCCTGATGCTGGTGCCGTTCGCCGGCGAGGCGCGCCGGCGGCGGCGGGCGCCGGTGGCGCTGGCGATCCTCGCGGCGACGGTGCTCGCGGCCGCGACCGAATGGCTGCCGGCGCCGCTCGCGTTTTTGCTCGGCGCGGTCGCGATGGTCGCCTCGCGCTGCGTGGATGTCGACCAGGCGTATCGCGAAGTCGACGTGCGCATCTTCGTGATGATCGCCGGCGTGATTCCGCTTGGCATCGCGATGGAGCAGACCGGCACGGCGCAGTGGCTCGCATCGGGGCTGCTGCACGTGGTGTCGGGATGGCCGCCGCTGGGGGTGCTGCTGGTGATGTTCGGCGTGGCGGCGCTGTTGACGCAGATCCTGTCGGATGCGGCGACGACGGTGCTGCTCGGTCCGATCGCGGTGGAACTGGCGCAGTCGCTCGGCCTGCCGCCGACGCCGTTCGTGGTGTGCACGGCACTCGGTGCGGTGGCCTCGTTCCTCACGCCGATCGGCCACCACGGCAACCTGCTGATCCTCGGCCCCGGGCAGTACCGCTTCAACGATTTCCTGCGCATCGGACTGCCGCTGACGGCGATGATCGCGCTGGTCAGCGCGTGGATGTCGCGCTGGCTGTGGCTCGGGGGTCCGCTGATCCCGGGCTGA
- a CDS encoding sensor histidine kinase, whose protein sequence is MSEIPGQDAGIDRFRLAMDASGVGMAVVDLQGRWLEVNPAFERIFGYSAHEIVGTLASALTHPDDVAMSQSFLRGLVDGQIPALDAQKRYLHRSGETVWAHVNVSVVRDENGHASYLLVQLRDISAQHAAELALKARAEAEHAARFAANHQLQLFADAVAHDLRAPLRSIESFSALLADRASDRLDDTDRDYLTRIRAAASRMSGLLSALNDLAYVTRTELKPVDVDLSLLADWVGAELQDAEPQRRADIRVQPSLHVWGDERLLKLMLSQLMGNAWKFSREREPIRIQVSGRREGKRVQLEIRDEGIGFDMRYAHKLFEPFQRLHGPDQGGGHGLGLAIVRRIAERHHGSVRADSRPESGATFTLELPAEKLVEESA, encoded by the coding sequence ATGAGCGAAATCCCCGGTCAGGACGCGGGAATCGACCGTTTCCGTCTCGCGATGGACGCCTCCGGCGTCGGCATGGCGGTGGTCGATCTGCAGGGCCGCTGGCTCGAAGTGAACCCCGCGTTCGAACGCATCTTCGGCTACAGCGCGCATGAAATCGTCGGCACGCTGGCGTCCGCGTTGACGCATCCGGACGACGTCGCGATGAGCCAGTCGTTCCTGCGCGGCCTCGTCGACGGCCAGATTCCCGCGCTCGACGCGCAGAAGCGTTATCTCCACCGCAGCGGCGAGACCGTCTGGGCGCACGTCAACGTCTCGGTGGTGCGTGACGAGAACGGACACGCGTCGTACCTGCTGGTGCAGCTGCGCGACATCAGCGCGCAGCACGCCGCCGAACTCGCGCTCAAGGCCCGCGCCGAAGCCGAACACGCCGCGCGTTTCGCGGCCAACCACCAGTTGCAGCTGTTCGCCGATGCGGTCGCGCACGACCTGCGCGCGCCGCTGCGGTCGATCGAAAGCTTCTCGGCGCTGCTGGCCGATCGCGCGTCCGATCGCCTGGACGACACCGATCGCGATTACCTCACCCGCATCCGCGCCGCCGCCTCGCGCATGAGCGGATTGCTGAGCGCGCTGAACGATCTCGCGTACGTCACGCGCACCGAGCTCAAGCCGGTCGACGTCGACCTCAGCCTGCTCGCCGACTGGGTGGGCGCGGAGCTGCAGGACGCCGAACCGCAGCGTCGCGCCGACATCCGCGTGCAGCCCAGCCTGCATGTCTGGGGCGACGAACGGCTGCTCAAGCTCATGCTCAGCCAGCTGATGGGCAATGCGTGGAAGTTCTCGCGCGAACGCGAGCCCATCCGCATCCAGGTCAGCGGCCGGCGTGAAGGCAAGCGCGTGCAGCTCGAAATCCGTGACGAGGGCATCGGATTCGACATGCGCTATGCGCACAAGCTGTTCGAGCCATTCCAGCGTTTGCACGGACCGGACCAGGGGGGAGGTCACGGTCTGGGCCTGGCGATCGTGCGGCGTATCGCCGAACGACACCACGGCAGCGTCCGCGCCGACTCGCGTCCCGAGTCCGGCGCCACGTTCACCCTCGAATTACCGGCCGAAAAGCTGGTGGAGGAGAGCGCCTGA
- a CDS encoding response regulator has product MHKEILLVEDNPDDVELTRIAFDEAKIANRLVVVSDGAEALDYLFARGKYADRDPDDLPSIMLLDLNLPKVDGREVLQAVRANEATRTLPVVVLTTSAEPFDVEASYALGVNSYIQKPVDFEQFVWAVKQVGLYWLVLNHPRTA; this is encoded by the coding sequence ATGCACAAGGAAATCCTGCTGGTCGAGGACAACCCGGACGATGTCGAGCTCACGCGCATCGCCTTCGACGAGGCGAAGATCGCCAACCGCCTGGTCGTGGTGAGCGATGGCGCCGAGGCGCTCGACTACCTCTTCGCGCGCGGCAAGTACGCCGATCGCGATCCGGACGATCTTCCCTCGATCATGCTGCTGGACCTCAACCTGCCCAAGGTCGACGGGCGGGAAGTCCTGCAGGCCGTGCGCGCGAACGAAGCCACGCGCACGCTGCCCGTCGTGGTGTTGACCACCAGCGCGGAGCCGTTCGACGTCGAAGCCAGCTACGCACTCGGCGTCAACAGCTACATCCAGAAGCCGGTGGATTTCGAGCAGTTCGTGTGGGCGGTGAAGCAGGTCGGCCTGTACTGGCTGGTGCTCAACCACCCGCGCACCGCCTGA
- a CDS encoding 2OG-Fe(II) oxygenase, whose amino-acid sequence MHTPQDDAVAAADFIEVYDDALDAQQCAWLVERFSASSDTVPGRIGGGVLPDLKDSRDLTITGRDAWRDAEAMLNAAVFKGLIAYLRRYPHTLIAPLMLEVPGDDGARHRLTAERLAAMDDAALAPIVQTVLRPGAINLQRYTADRGGYPYWHCELYPRDAHGETLHRHLLWTMYLNDGFEVGETEFLYQRRRIAPRTGSLLIAPAAFTHTHRGNRPKGGDKFIATSWILFQRAETLFGAS is encoded by the coding sequence ATGCACACTCCTCAAGACGATGCGGTCGCTGCGGCCGACTTCATCGAGGTCTACGACGACGCGCTCGATGCGCAGCAGTGCGCGTGGCTCGTCGAGCGCTTCTCGGCGAGCAGCGACACCGTGCCGGGCCGCATCGGCGGCGGCGTGCTGCCCGACCTCAAGGACAGCCGCGACCTCACCATCACCGGCCGCGACGCGTGGCGCGATGCGGAGGCGATGCTCAACGCGGCGGTGTTCAAGGGCCTGATCGCCTACCTGCGCCGTTATCCGCACACGCTCATCGCCCCGTTGATGCTGGAAGTGCCGGGCGACGATGGCGCGCGCCATCGCCTGACGGCCGAGCGCCTCGCGGCGATGGACGACGCGGCGCTGGCGCCCATCGTGCAGACGGTACTGCGGCCGGGCGCGATCAACCTGCAGCGATACACGGCCGATCGCGGCGGCTATCCCTACTGGCACTGCGAGCTGTATCCGCGCGATGCGCACGGCGAGACGCTGCACCGCCATCTGCTGTGGACGATGTACCTCAACGACGGCTTCGAAGTGGGCGAGACGGAGTTCCTCTATCAGCGCCGCCGGATCGCGCCGCGCACCGGCAGCCTGCTGATCGCGCCGGCGGCGTTCACCCATACGCACCGTGGTAACCGGCCGAAAGGCGGCGACAAGTTCATCGCGACGAGCTGGATCCTTTTCCAGCGGGCGGAGACGTTGTTCGGGGCTTCGTAG
- a CDS encoding sigma-54 dependent transcriptional regulator: protein MDGLQDAEASQIDGRELIYVTRGGAGRVLALGGLQQLGWNLRRAPDARSVLRILNGDSRKPHAALLDLREGFTQQDLAEFGTALSAGNVGWVAGIDARQLDESPVRDLIRDYCYDYLTLPCPESVLNTVIGHAHGMASLACERGDATSEAGFDGMIGESPAMRTLCRTLRKAALTEAPVFIAGETGTGKELAAMAVHRHSRRHAHPFVAINCGAIPHSLIQSELFGYERGAFTGAQQRKLGRIEMANSGTLFLDEIGDLPLESQASLLRFLQQGSIERLGGHEQIPVDVRIISATHHDLDRAVAEGRFRADLYHRLCVLRLQQPPLRERGSDIDKLAEYALHRYSQEGHRTLKGFAPCARQALHTHAWPGNVRELINRVRQAVVMAEGRLITAADLHIESSLTTPPPTLDEVRDAATRAAIERSLHRNRGRLVDVARELGVSRVTLYRLMQRHGLRAHEPETPNTLHIA from the coding sequence ATGGACGGACTCCAGGACGCCGAAGCGTCACAGATCGACGGCCGCGAACTGATCTACGTCACCCGCGGCGGCGCCGGTCGGGTGCTCGCGCTGGGCGGGTTGCAGCAGCTGGGCTGGAACCTGCGGCGCGCGCCGGACGCACGCAGCGTGCTGCGCATCCTCAACGGCGATTCGCGCAAGCCGCACGCGGCGCTGCTCGATCTGCGCGAAGGCTTCACCCAGCAGGATCTGGCCGAGTTCGGTACCGCATTATCCGCAGGAAATGTCGGTTGGGTCGCGGGCATCGACGCGCGACAGCTCGACGAATCGCCGGTGCGCGATCTCATCCGCGACTACTGCTACGACTACCTCACGCTGCCGTGCCCGGAGTCGGTGCTCAACACGGTGATCGGCCATGCGCACGGCATGGCGAGCCTGGCATGCGAACGCGGCGATGCGACGAGCGAGGCCGGCTTCGACGGCATGATCGGCGAGTCGCCCGCGATGCGCACGCTGTGCCGCACGCTGCGCAAGGCCGCGCTGACCGAAGCGCCGGTGTTCATCGCTGGCGAAACCGGCACGGGCAAGGAACTCGCCGCGATGGCGGTGCACCGGCATTCGCGCCGGCACGCGCATCCGTTCGTGGCGATCAACTGCGGCGCGATCCCGCACAGCTTGATCCAGTCGGAACTGTTCGGTTACGAACGCGGTGCGTTCACCGGCGCGCAGCAGCGCAAGCTCGGCCGCATCGAAATGGCGAACAGCGGCACGCTGTTCCTCGACGAGATCGGCGACCTGCCGCTGGAGAGCCAGGCGTCGCTGTTGCGCTTCCTGCAGCAGGGCAGCATCGAGCGCCTCGGCGGTCACGAGCAGATTCCCGTCGACGTGCGCATCATTTCGGCGACGCATCACGACCTGGACCGCGCGGTGGCCGAAGGCCGCTTCCGCGCGGACCTGTACCACCGGCTGTGCGTGCTGCGGCTGCAGCAGCCGCCGTTGCGCGAGCGCGGGAGCGACATCGACAAGCTCGCCGAGTACGCGCTGCATCGCTATTCGCAGGAAGGCCATCGCACCCTCAAGGGTTTCGCGCCGTGCGCGCGGCAGGCGCTGCACACGCACGCGTGGCCGGGCAACGTGCGCGAATTGATCAATCGCGTGCGGCAGGCCGTCGTCATGGCGGAAGGCCGGCTGATCACCGCCGCCGACCTTCACATCGAAAGTTCGCTCACCACGCCGCCGCCGACGCTCGACGAAGTGCGCGATGCGGCGACGCGCGCGGCGATCGAGCGTTCGCTGCATCGCAACCGCGGGCGGCTGGTGGACGTCGCCCGCGAGCTCGGCGTGTCGCGCGTGACGCTGTACCGGCTGATGCAACGTCACGGCCTGCGCGCGCACGAGCCCGAGACGCCGAACACGCTCCATATCGCGTAA
- a CDS encoding class 1 fructose-bisphosphatase, whose amino-acid sequence MTNHSQSISLTRYLIEEQRAGRINADLRLLIEVVARACKTISIAVGKGALGGVLGDAGTAGEASINVQGEAQKKLDVLSNEILMEANAWGGHLAGLASEEMDTSQPIPDVYPRGNYLLLFDPLDGSSNIDVNISVGTIFSVLRAPDGVTHAKDEDFLQPGTAQVAAGYCTYGPSTMLVLTVGNGTHSFTLDREIGSFVMTTRGMRIPEETKEFAVNMSNQRFWEAPMQRYVGDLLAGKEGPRGKDFNMRWVASMVADVHRILTRGGIFSYPLDSKCAAKGGKLRLMYEANPMSLLVEQAGGAASTGRQRMLEVQPTGLHQRVPVFLGSRREVEAAVRYHAEHDGAA is encoded by the coding sequence ATGACGAACCACTCGCAGTCGATTTCCCTCACCCGCTACCTCATCGAGGAGCAACGCGCCGGGCGCATCAACGCCGACCTGCGCCTGCTGATCGAAGTGGTGGCGCGCGCATGCAAGACGATCTCGATCGCCGTGGGCAAGGGTGCGCTCGGTGGCGTGCTCGGCGATGCGGGCACCGCCGGCGAGGCGTCGATCAACGTGCAGGGCGAAGCGCAGAAGAAGCTCGACGTGCTGTCCAACGAGATCCTGATGGAAGCCAACGCGTGGGGCGGCCATCTCGCCGGCCTCGCGTCGGAAGAGATGGACACCTCGCAGCCGATTCCCGACGTGTATCCGCGCGGCAACTACCTGCTGCTGTTCGATCCCCTCGACGGCAGTTCGAACATCGACGTGAACATCTCCGTCGGCACGATCTTCTCCGTGCTGCGCGCACCGGACGGCGTGACGCACGCGAAGGACGAAGACTTCCTGCAGCCGGGCACCGCGCAGGTCGCCGCCGGTTACTGCACGTACGGGCCGAGCACGATGCTCGTGCTCACCGTCGGCAACGGCACGCATTCGTTCACGCTCGATCGCGAGATCGGCAGCTTCGTGATGACCACGCGCGGCATGCGCATTCCCGAGGAAACGAAGGAGTTCGCGGTGAACATGTCGAACCAGCGTTTCTGGGAAGCGCCGATGCAGCGCTACGTCGGCGACCTGCTCGCCGGCAAGGAAGGCCCGCGCGGCAAGGACTTCAACATGCGCTGGGTGGCGTCGATGGTCGCCGACGTGCACCGCATCCTGACGCGCGGCGGCATCTTCAGCTATCCGCTCGACAGCAAGTGCGCGGCGAAGGGCGGCAAGCTGCGCCTGATGTACGAAGCCAACCCGATGTCGCTTCTGGTCGAGCAGGCCGGCGGCGCGGCGAGCACCGGTCGCCAGCGCATGCTCGAAGTGCAGCCCACGGGCCTGCATCAGCGTGTGCCGGTGTTCCTGGGTTCCAGGCGCGAAGTCGAAGCGGCCGTGCGCTATCACGCCGAACACGACGGGGCCGCGTAA